The Georgenia sp. TF02-10 genome window below encodes:
- a CDS encoding LacI family DNA-binding transcriptional regulator — translation MPEDGGVRARRQTAGPAVRRPRARDIAELVGVSETAVSFALNGRPGISEETRARILSAVAELGFTPNYAARALTGAGSSTIGFVVARAPESIGTESFFLHLVAGIQSTLSARHYGLLFQVVPSVAEELDVYRRWSSERRVDGVVLVDLHQDDARPAALRDLGLAAVLVGGPDPEARLSSVSIDDVAATRLIIDHLAGLGHRRIAYVAGDPALEHVRQRAGAFMGYAGEAGADVVVVPTDFSAQAGSAAVAEQLARTEPPTAIVFENEVLAVAGVGVLKGRDLAVPGDVAVVSFEDGVICAATRPQITALHRQTYRYGAAVAEHLMRQVDGGRPASVVLPPPALVVRGSSDPAVTEDVDPSVF, via the coding sequence GTGCCAGAGGACGGGGGAGTGCGCGCTCGGCGGCAGACGGCCGGCCCGGCCGTGCGCCGGCCCCGAGCCCGTGACATCGCCGAGCTCGTCGGGGTCTCCGAGACGGCGGTCTCGTTCGCGCTCAACGGCCGTCCGGGGATCTCCGAGGAGACCCGGGCCCGGATCCTCAGCGCCGTCGCGGAGCTGGGCTTCACGCCGAACTACGCGGCCCGGGCGCTCACCGGCGCCGGCTCCTCCACGATCGGCTTCGTCGTGGCGCGCGCGCCGGAGAGCATCGGCACCGAGTCGTTCTTCCTGCACCTGGTCGCGGGCATCCAGTCCACCCTGTCCGCGCGGCACTACGGCCTGCTGTTCCAGGTGGTCCCCTCGGTGGCGGAGGAGCTGGACGTCTACCGGCGCTGGTCCTCGGAGCGGCGGGTCGACGGCGTGGTGCTGGTCGACCTGCACCAGGACGACGCCCGGCCCGCCGCGCTGCGCGACCTGGGCCTGGCCGCGGTCCTGGTGGGCGGGCCCGACCCCGAGGCTCGGCTGTCGTCGGTGTCGATCGACGACGTCGCCGCGACGCGGTTGATCATCGACCACCTGGCCGGGCTCGGTCACCGGCGGATCGCCTACGTCGCCGGCGACCCCGCGCTGGAGCACGTGCGCCAGCGCGCCGGGGCGTTCATGGGCTACGCGGGGGAGGCCGGCGCCGACGTCGTGGTCGTCCCGACGGACTTCTCCGCCCAGGCCGGCTCCGCGGCCGTCGCGGAGCAGCTCGCCCGCACCGAGCCCCCGACCGCGATCGTGTTCGAGAACGAGGTCCTGGCCGTCGCCGGGGTCGGCGTGCTCAAGGGGCGGGACCTGGCCGTGCCCGGGGACGTGGCCGTGGTGAGCTTCGAGGACGGCGTCATCTGCGCCGCCACCCGTCCGCAGATCACGGCGCTGCACCGGCAGACCTACCGCTACGGCGCGGCGGTCGCCGAGCACCTGATGCGGCAGGTCGACGGCGGCCGCCCGGCGAGCGTCGTGCTGCCGCCCCCGGCGCTCGTGGTGCGCGGCAGCTCCGACCCCGCCGTCACGGAAGACGTCGACCCCTCGGTGTTCTGA
- a CDS encoding glycosyltransferase family 2 protein, with product MQVSVVITAHDQGELVADAVASATEQTEPPDAVVRPPGGGVVEFLHRNACPANAVLRRAAWQAAGGYDETMRDGFEDWDFFLTLLARGGRAAVVPEPLVRYRTAPASANVRSMERRLELYGRIIDKHRPLFADHLREALLGLERRAMEVRARWEDVAAADSSVPLGEITYGDGGMAAAVRVATRRAAAG from the coding sequence GTGCAGGTCAGTGTCGTCATCACGGCCCACGACCAGGGCGAGCTGGTCGCCGACGCCGTGGCCTCGGCGACGGAGCAGACCGAGCCGCCCGACGCCGTCGTGCGCCCGCCGGGCGGCGGCGTGGTGGAGTTCCTGCACCGCAACGCCTGCCCGGCGAACGCGGTGCTGCGCCGGGCCGCCTGGCAGGCGGCCGGCGGTTACGACGAGACGATGCGCGATGGGTTCGAGGACTGGGACTTCTTCCTCACGCTGCTCGCCCGGGGCGGGCGGGCCGCCGTCGTCCCGGAGCCGCTGGTCCGCTACCGCACGGCGCCTGCCTCGGCGAACGTCCGCTCGATGGAGCGCCGGCTGGAGCTGTACGGGCGGATCATCGACAAGCACCGCCCGCTCTTCGCCGACCACCTGCGGGAGGCGCTGCTGGGGCTGGAGCGCCGGGCCATGGAGGTCCGGGCGCGGTGGGAGGACGTCGCCGCGGCGGATTCGTCAGTCCCGCTGGGGGAGATCACCTACGGCGACGGCGGCATGGCCGCGGCCGTGCGGGTCGCCACCCGCCGCGCTGCTGCTGGGTAG
- a CDS encoding IS630 family transposase, producing the protein MTLIELDGTEWSILMKYKEQAPYKLMRLKAEALMLLHENVDIGTVARFVDRRPSTVRAWVRDWQKMRLASVHTGHAENLNASKLTADQRAQVAQILASPPSEQGLPAQFWDVPNLASWLHNHFEVVYESDSSYHFLLHMAGMTFHKPEAVDKRRGDEATIAKRMAEIHQEIAPHLADPDTIVVAADEVRIEHEAILRRAWQMAGTTTRIEVDRQRQAQSYIGFLHQDDGKVDLRRLDWQNSDTIIEALTAFTAAHPKKKIVIVWDNAAWHRSKALRAHLGPGNLLERIHLIHMPPYAPDHNPIEHVWGEAKTSISNIQRATFDQTRTAFEGFIRGNKFPYRLE; encoded by the coding sequence ATGACGTTGATCGAGCTGGACGGTACCGAGTGGTCCATCCTGATGAAGTACAAGGAGCAAGCGCCGTACAAGCTGATGCGGCTCAAGGCAGAAGCGCTGATGCTGCTGCACGAGAACGTCGACATCGGCACGGTCGCCAGGTTTGTCGACCGCAGGCCTTCGACGGTACGGGCCTGGGTGAGGGACTGGCAGAAGATGCGTCTGGCGTCGGTGCACACCGGTCACGCCGAGAACCTGAACGCCTCCAAGCTCACCGCCGACCAGCGCGCCCAGGTAGCCCAGATCCTGGCCTCCCCACCCTCGGAGCAGGGACTGCCCGCGCAGTTCTGGGACGTACCGAACCTGGCGTCCTGGCTGCACAACCACTTCGAGGTGGTCTACGAGTCCGACAGCTCCTACCACTTCCTCCTGCACATGGCCGGGATGACCTTCCACAAGCCCGAAGCGGTGGACAAGCGACGCGGCGACGAGGCCACCATCGCCAAGCGGATGGCCGAGATCCACCAGGAGATCGCCCCGCACCTGGCCGACCCGGACACCATCGTGGTGGCCGCGGACGAGGTCCGCATCGAGCACGAGGCCATCCTGCGCCGGGCCTGGCAGATGGCCGGAACCACCACCCGCATCGAGGTCGACCGCCAGCGCCAGGCCCAGAGCTACATCGGGTTCCTCCACCAGGACGACGGGAAGGTGGACCTGCGGCGCCTGGACTGGCAGAACAGCGACACCATCATCGAGGCCCTCACCGCGTTCACGGCCGCCCACCCGAAGAAGAAGATCGTGATCGTGTGGGACAACGCCGCCTGGCACCGCTCCAAAGCCCTGCGGGCCCACCTCGGACCAGGCAATCTCCTCGAACGCATCCACCTGATCCACATGCCGCCCTACGCACCCGACCACAACCCGATCGAGCACGTCTGGGGCGAAGCAAAAACCAGCATAAGCAACATCCAGCGCGCCACCTTCGACCAGACCAGGACCGCGTTCGAAGGCTTCATCCGCGGCAACAAGTTCCCCTACCGCCTGGAGTGA